From one Synechococcus sp. WH 8016 genomic stretch:
- the moaC gene encoding cyclic pyranopterin monophosphate synthase MoaC produces MEKGLTHLNASGDVHMVDVGDRLPTRREASARGCLQMQPTTLELIRSGNTPKGDLLAVARVAAIQAAKRTWELIPLCHQLPLSGVEVTIEPDSSLPGLILCCRCRTTHNTGVEMESMTAVSIGLLTLYDMLKSIDPGMTLGQVALTHKDGGRNGAWSR; encoded by the coding sequence ATGGAAAAAGGCCTCACTCACCTCAACGCATCCGGTGATGTTCACATGGTTGATGTGGGTGATCGCCTCCCCACGCGACGCGAAGCAAGCGCTAGGGGTTGCCTTCAAATGCAGCCAACCACGCTGGAACTGATCCGTTCCGGCAATACGCCGAAAGGTGATCTCCTTGCTGTTGCGCGAGTCGCTGCCATCCAAGCAGCGAAACGTACCTGGGAACTGATTCCCCTTTGCCACCAGTTACCACTCAGTGGCGTGGAAGTCACGATCGAACCGGATTCCTCATTACCGGGACTAATTCTGTGCTGCCGGTGCCGCACAACACACAACACGGGTGTGGAGATGGAATCCATGACAGCGGTATCCATTGGATTGCTGACGCTTTACGACATGCTGAAATCGATTGATCCCGGGATGACCTTGGGACAGGTCGCTCTCACCCACAAGGACGGAGGCCGCAACGGTGCCTGGTCCCGCTGA